TGAATATCTTTTGCATAAAAATCAGCGGTTTGATTATTTGCTGAGAACGTCTGTGTTTTTCGCCCTGCAATCGTTTGTTGCCATAAATTTTGCCACTCAGGGTAATCTAAGTTAATAATCGCTACGCCATTTTCATTCAAGCCTTGATAAATCTCGCCTTTGGCTTTTGCGACACCTTCTAGCGAACCAAAACCTTCCAAATGAGCAGAGGTCACATTGTTAATTAAACACGCGTCTGGTTTGACTAAATTCGTCGTGTAAGCAATTTCGCCCAAATGATTTGCCCCTAACTCAACCACCGCAAATTTATGGTTTTCATTTAGACGTAACAAGGTTAACGGCACCCCAAGATCGTTGTTTAAATTACCAAAAGTAAACAACACGTCATCAGGGTAAGCGGTCATATTTTGCAAGATTTTTGCAATCATTTCTTTCACCGTTGTTTTGCCCGATGATCCCGTCATCGCGACCGTTTTCGGATTGATTTTTGCTTTAAGCCATTTTCCCAACTGACCTAAAGCTAAACGCGTATCTTTCACGATAAGCTGTGGCACATCAATTTCCATTTCTTGCTCAACCACAACCGCCACACAACCTTGTTTAACGGCTTGGGCTAAGTAGTTATGTGCGTCAAAATTCTCACCTTTTAATGCAAAAAACAGTCCTTTTTCCACCGCTTGACGTGTGTCTGTGCTAATGTTTTCCACACAAATATTTTCATCGCCAACCAAACGAGCATTGAGAATATCTGCGATTGTTTTTAAATTTAGTTTAATCATTGATATATTTCTTCACTTCTTCTTGATCTGAAAAATGGTATTTTTTCGTACCAATAATTTGATAATCTTCGTGTCCTTTGCCGGCAATTAGTACCACATCTTTTGGATCGGCTTTTGCCATTGCTTCTCGGATTGCATATTGTCGAATGTGCATTACCGTTACTTTTTTCGGTTTGATAAAGCCTTTTAAAATATCATCGGTAATGGTTTCAGGATCTTCGGTGCGTGGGTTGTCATCCGTAACGATCACTTTGTCCGCATAACGCTCAGCAATTTCTGCCATTTGTGGACGTTTGCCAGTATCACGATCACCACCACAACCAAATACACACCATAAATCGCCGTCACAATGTAAACGTGCGGCTTGCAACGCTTTTTCAAGAGCGTCTGGTGTGTGAGCGTAATCCACGATTGCGGTTGGGCATTCTGATCCGCTAAAAGATTCCATACGTCCACATACACCTGTTAAAAGCGGTGCGATTTCGATCAATTTTTGCAAATTGTGTCCTAAAACTAATAAGGTCGCTAATGCAGTAAGTAAATTGCTGACATTAAATGCCCCTATCAATTTACTTTCAATTTTGCCTTCACCCCAACTTGATGCAAATTCAATGCTTGCACCTTGCTGATTAAAGGTAATTTTTGTGGCTTGTAACCACTGTTTTTGCGTGATTTCAGCCTTTGGAACACAACTAACCGCAACGGCATTCGGTAATTGTTCTAACCATTGTTTGCCCACTTCATCATCAAAGTTAATCACTTTATGCCGCGTGTTTAATTCGCTAAGTAGACGGAATTTGGCTTTTGCATATTCGTCCATTGTTTTGTGATAATCCAAATGATCACGGCTTAAATTCGTAAACACTGCCACATCAAATTCTAACGCTTCAACACGGTGTTGCACCAAGCCGTGCGATGAGACTTCCATTGCACAAAAATCTGCTTTTTGTTCAATAAATTGCGATAAATAACCTTGAATTTCAATAGCTGAACCTGTAGTGTTTACCGCCTCTTGCATATCAGGATACAAACCATTTCCGATCGTTCCCATTACTGCCGATTTTCCGCCAATCAAGTTATGCCATTGTGCTAAAAGCTGAGCGACAGTGGTTTTTCCGTTTGTACCTGTTACCCCAACTAAGGTTAATTTTTTTGAAGGATGTCCATAAAATTCACCGGCAATTTGTGACACTTTTTGGGCGAGATTTGGAACATTTACCACTATACAAGCGGTCGAATTTTTTTCATTTTTTGCAAATTTTTGATCAAAAGTAACCGCTTGTTGTTCAGTATCTGCTTCACTTAAAATTAAATTTGCCCCTTGCTCAATAGCTCTTGGAATAAAATCTCGTCCATCAACTTGATGACCTTTTAGGGCGATAAATAAATCACCTTCACCCACTTGACGACTATCTAAACAAATATTTTTTAATTCCATTGAGCCTAAATCGGCAAGCTCAGGAATAATCGTGATTAAACGTTTCATTGTTATTCTTCTTTTCCTAAATTATCAGGTTTAATATTGCGTTCTTTTAGAGTGTATCCCATTATTTTTGAGAATACCGGTGCTGAAATTGCTCCTCCATAATACTTCTCACCACGAGGTTCATTGATAAGTACAACTAAAGCAAACTTAGGATCACTCGCAGGAGCAACTCCTGCTGTGTAAGCAATATATTTATCTACATATTGCCCTTTTTCCAATTTTTTGGCCGTTCCTGTTTTAATAGCAACACGGTAACCATCCACAGCAGCTTTAATACCACCACCGCCAGTTCTTGCAACGCTTTCCATCATATGAACCACATCCCTTGTAATTCGCTCTGGCAATACTCGTTCACCTATCACTGGTGGAGTCACTTTCGTGATAGAAAGTGGACGATAAATACCAAAGCTGCCCAGTGTTGCATAAGCTCTTGCTAGCTGTAATGGTGTGACTTCTAAACCATAACCGTAAGCAACGGTTGCACGTTCAATATCAGACCATCTAACACGATCTCCATTCGTTCCTCGACGCTCGCCTAACCCCAAACCAGTATCTTCACCAAAGCCTATTTTGGAATAAGTACCCATTAAAACAGCAGGAGACATTCGTAGTGCAAGACGACTCACCCCCACATTACTTGATTTTTGTAAGATACCTTCAAGAGAGAGTTGTTCTCTTGGTGCTACATCGTGAATGCGATGTCCATTCACAATAAAAGGGCGTGTGTTAATCACTTCATCACGATAAGTAACCCCATTTTGTAATGCAGTTAAAACCACAAAAGGTTTAACCGTTGAACCTGGTTCAAAGGTATCTGTAATTGCTCTATTTCGTGCTAATTCAGATTTATATTTTGAACGATCATTAGGATTAAATGATGGTGCATTCGCCATTGCTAAAATTTCACCTGTCTGAATATCAACCAAAACCGCCGTGCCAGATTTCGCTCTATTTTCCATCACTGCTTTCTTGATTTCTTGATAAACCATCATCTGCAATTCTTCATCAATACTCAATATGACATCTTGTGGATCTTGTTGCTTTTCAGCGTGAATGTTTTCAATGACATTCCCCCTAAAATCCCGACGAATTATCTTTTTACCGTTTTTTCCAACAAGCTGAGCATCAAAACTTCGCTCTAACCCTTCTATTCCTTCTTTATTGTCAACATCAGTAAAACCAATTAGTTGCGAGGTTGCCTCCGCTAATGGATAAACTCGGCTATACTCTTTTTTCAATACCAATGCACTAATCTGTAACTGTTTTACGTAGTTAGCAATATCTTCTGAACGATGACGCGTAATATACATAAAACGCTGACGTGAGTGTTTGTAAATTTTTGCCATCAAGCGTCCATAACTTGTCCCCGCTTCCTTTGCCAACTTATTCATTTTTATTTTTTCTATTTTTGCTGCTTCTTTATCCAGAGCGACAAAAGCGGAATAAGGATTATTATGCACTTTTGTAAGCAATAAATTATAATTAAGCCCTGTTACTTGTGCTAACAGCTCCCAGTATCTATTATCACTAGGGTTTAAAATAGAACGCACGCTATATTTTGGCTTTCTATTTTGAGCGAGAAATTTACTTAAATTAGTTTTAATGCCACTTGCTGAAGCACCTACTTCCATCGCTAGCACTTTCCAACGTGTATTATCACGCTTAATCAGTGTTTCAAAATAAACTTTTGGATCGAGGGTGATCGCATAACGGAAATCGCTCACAGAAAGTAAACGCTTATTACGATCTAAAATTCTTCCACGTGTAAATTCCAGAGTCTGAGTACGAATAGAACGATCATTTGCTTTTTCAATGAGATTTTCTGAATCATAAATCTGAATGTAAGCAACTTTTCCAACCAGAGCAATAACAAGTAAAAAAAGAAAAAAATAGACAGTTTTAAAGCGATTCGATAAATAACTTTTGGTTGGTTTGGATTGTTTCGGAGGTTGATTTGGCTTTATCATTATTTACTCAACTATAATTATTTCTTGATCTTTTGAAATTGGTCGCATTCCGAAGCTTTTTGCTTTTGCTTCAACGGCTTGCTTAAATGTTTTATTATTTTCTTCTAACTGCATATGCAAATATTGATCATTCAATTTATTTTTATAAGCAATTAAATGCTCTTTTTCACTGATCAATAAACGCGTCTGATGTGTCAGCCAAACGGTAACCACACCAGTAATCGTAAGAAGTAATAACAAAAAAAGGGCTAATTTATTATGATTGATCAAATCATCAAAAATTACTTGTCTTAATGGGTAGCGTTCACTTGCCATTTTGAATCCTTATTCTTGTATTTGTTTTTCTGCCACACGCTTTTCTGCTATACGTAGCACAGCGCTGCGTGAACGAGGGTTTACATCAATTTCTTGTTGTGATGGCTTAATTGCTTTGCCAATCGTTTTTAATGGAATATCTTTATTTAATTCACTTTCTAAAATCGGCAATCCTTTTGGAATTGACTTACCCTTACTATTCTTACGCATAAACTGTTTAACCATTCGGTCTTCCAACGAATGAAAACTAATAATAGAAAGTCGTCCTGCTTGATTAAGTACACTCAGGGCTGAGTTTAATGCTTTTTCTAATTCATCAAGTTCACTGTTGATATAAATACGGATCGCCTGAAAAGAACGTGTCGCAGGGTGTTTATGCTTATCTTTAAAAGGCACTGCTTCTGAAATAATTTGAGCCAATTGCAAGGTACGCGAAATTTTTTCAATATTCGATTTATTATAATTCACAATCGCTGTCGCAATACGCTTCGCAAAACGCTCCTCACCAAAGGTTTTTAATACCCAAGTTAAATCTTCAATAGACACCTGAGCCAACCATTCCATTGCGGATAAACCTTTTGTGGTATCCATTCGCATATCCAACGGACCGTCTTTCATAAAGCTAAAGCCTCGTTCCGCCTCATCAAGTTGTGGTGACGAAACCCCAAGATCCAGCAAAATACCGTCAATTTTGCCTGTTAATTGTAATTTTTCACAAATTTCAGGAATAAAAGAAAACGCATTGTGTTCAATATGAAAGCGAGGATCAGAAATTGTTTCAGCCTCCGCAATCGCTCGAGGATCACGATCAATACCAATCAAACGTCCCTTTTCACCTAATTGACTTAAAATCAATCGAGAATGACCGCCACGCCCAAAAGTACCATCAATATAAATACCATCAGGTTTAATTGCTAATCCGTCCACTGCTTCATTTAATAAAACAGTGATATGTTGGGGGGTATTGCTCGTCATTTTGTGTACCAATTAGTTAAAAGTGAATTCAGAACTAGAAATTTTAACCCTTTACACCTGATACGACAAGCGAT
This DNA window, taken from Phocoenobacter uteri, encodes the following:
- the murF gene encoding UDP-N-acetylmuramoyl-tripeptide--D-alanyl-D-alanine ligase, which gives rise to MIKLNLKTIADILNARLVGDENICVENISTDTRQAVEKGLFFALKGENFDAHNYLAQAVKQGCVAVVVEQEMEIDVPQLIVKDTRLALGQLGKWLKAKINPKTVAMTGSSGKTTVKEMIAKILQNMTAYPDDVLFTFGNLNNDLGVPLTLLRLNENHKFAVVELGANHLGEIAYTTNLVKPDACLINNVTSAHLEGFGSLEGVAKAKGEIYQGLNENGVAIINLDYPEWQNLWQQTIAGRKTQTFSANNQTADFYAKDIQLTLTGANFVLGTPQGEIEIHSSYLGEHNISNALAATSLAMAVGADLQAVKLGLEQQSKVKGRLYPIEINKNLLLIDDAYNANVGSLKSAVSVLKNYPAFRILAVADMGELGAESKACHQQVADFVKDAELDLVVSFGKESAVISNNLEHHFTDKQAMCDFLMPIILQKSQQKQPLVLLAKGSRSQKMEELIALLVKQLEK
- the rsmH gene encoding 16S rRNA (cytosine(1402)-N(4))-methyltransferase RsmH; amino-acid sequence: MTSNTPQHITVLLNEAVDGLAIKPDGIYIDGTFGRGGHSRLILSQLGEKGRLIGIDRDPRAIAEAETISDPRFHIEHNAFSFIPEICEKLQLTGKIDGILLDLGVSSPQLDEAERGFSFMKDGPLDMRMDTTKGLSAMEWLAQVSIEDLTWVLKTFGEERFAKRIATAIVNYNKSNIEKISRTLQLAQIISEAVPFKDKHKHPATRSFQAIRIYINSELDELEKALNSALSVLNQAGRLSIISFHSLEDRMVKQFMRKNSKGKSIPKGLPILESELNKDIPLKTIGKAIKPSQQEIDVNPRSRSAVLRIAEKRVAEKQIQE
- a CDS encoding penicillin-binding transpeptidase domain-containing protein: MIKPNQPPKQSKPTKSYLSNRFKTVYFFLFLLVIALVGKVAYIQIYDSENLIEKANDRSIRTQTLEFTRGRILDRNKRLLSVSDFRYAITLDPKVYFETLIKRDNTRWKVLAMEVGASASGIKTNLSKFLAQNRKPKYSVRSILNPSDNRYWELLAQVTGLNYNLLLTKVHNNPYSAFVALDKEAAKIEKIKMNKLAKEAGTSYGRLMAKIYKHSRQRFMYITRHRSEDIANYVKQLQISALVLKKEYSRVYPLAEATSQLIGFTDVDNKEGIEGLERSFDAQLVGKNGKKIIRRDFRGNVIENIHAEKQQDPQDVILSIDEELQMMVYQEIKKAVMENRAKSGTAVLVDIQTGEILAMANAPSFNPNDRSKYKSELARNRAITDTFEPGSTVKPFVVLTALQNGVTYRDEVINTRPFIVNGHRIHDVAPREQLSLEGILQKSSNVGVSRLALRMSPAVLMGTYSKIGFGEDTGLGLGERRGTNGDRVRWSDIERATVAYGYGLEVTPLQLARAYATLGSFGIYRPLSITKVTPPVIGERVLPERITRDVVHMMESVARTGGGGIKAAVDGYRVAIKTGTAKKLEKGQYVDKYIAYTAGVAPASDPKFALVVLINEPRGEKYYGGAISAPVFSKIMGYTLKERNIKPDNLGKEE
- the ftsL gene encoding cell division protein FtsL, encoding MASERYPLRQVIFDDLINHNKLALFLLLLLTITGVVTVWLTHQTRLLISEKEHLIAYKNKLNDQYLHMQLEENNKTFKQAVEAKAKSFGMRPISKDQEIIIVE
- the murE gene encoding UDP-N-acetylmuramoyl-L-alanyl-D-glutamate--2,6-diaminopimelate ligase, whose translation is MKRLITIIPELADLGSMELKNICLDSRQVGEGDLFIALKGHQVDGRDFIPRAIEQGANLILSEADTEQQAVTFDQKFAKNEKNSTACIVVNVPNLAQKVSQIAGEFYGHPSKKLTLVGVTGTNGKTTVAQLLAQWHNLIGGKSAVMGTIGNGLYPDMQEAVNTTGSAIEIQGYLSQFIEQKADFCAMEVSSHGLVQHRVEALEFDVAVFTNLSRDHLDYHKTMDEYAKAKFRLLSELNTRHKVINFDDEVGKQWLEQLPNAVAVSCVPKAEITQKQWLQATKITFNQQGASIEFASSWGEGKIESKLIGAFNVSNLLTALATLLVLGHNLQKLIEIAPLLTGVCGRMESFSGSECPTAIVDYAHTPDALEKALQAARLHCDGDLWCVFGCGGDRDTGKRPQMAEIAERYADKVIVTDDNPRTEDPETITDDILKGFIKPKKVTVMHIRQYAIREAMAKADPKDVVLIAGKGHEDYQIIGTKKYHFSDQEEVKKYIND